A region from the Dromaius novaehollandiae isolate bDroNov1 chromosome 28, bDroNov1.hap1, whole genome shotgun sequence genome encodes:
- the TESPA1 gene encoding protein TESPA1 isoform X3: protein MEGASVLSPSSWEKRRAWARQSRCWRTTVVEEEAAAAMQDVPELQPPHLDDVFLEGTSSSKIETWLQDCGSSVEILPEEMGLPGPYGCGSDGTSFEDDLTLGAEALLLPRNDKAVGRALRDKRLNLGHSMASSVLSSITNKTSSSITEILEWWQADAEEILYNLGFVQSEPEAMARIPARFFSAPSQARGIDFQLFLKAQVRRMEMEDPCLMLASRFQQVQALAATADAFFCLYSYVSRTPVQRISPTRLVWACPDIPDIRISPAKPEALSPVDRLKKAVSKMCLYTSPRAEESPRGPGRGHTAQGSRPSSLGKVVQEVLERARGERFRFDPADIESLEGATTEMPMGTSQHRRGAEGPSSVSPSLQMAQGVPTCPQHGSEPAPPCCRGERASPPRLAPPGTPTGTKPEHLEWPCPHCQGSSDSPTATAPSWAQGAEDAPCPLGAGRFGADDNQTDPAPTQGNATLSPRPGCAAFHAGWMWATPEQPEGLGTEGDSGFGSGSWGTSPRTNAGSQQCPPRCPGKTPDLCGACSPWSDKPRPGGRRGQRSRRRSPMCNPRDTGWKEGDVSGLQASVLGGLSPLRPSWAETRSHETVDSFEMEEPPSWYSSSPSPGVSHLKVLSASEDDGDAHEEAGCSLTPSMRIRRSFMLHASSCHSDSSGFMEELVPSQLPAAQLHGTSCPPLPRPAADPRGTDPTL from the exons GTCATCCGTGGAGATCCTGCCGGAGGAGATGGGCTTGCCGGGCCCCTACG GGTGTGGAAGTGATGGGACCAGCTTTGAGGATGATCTGACGCTGGGAGCTGAAG CACTTCTGCTACCAAGGAATGACAAGGCCGTGGGCAG AGCTCTGCGGGACAAGCGCCTCAACCTCGGGCACAGCATGGCATCCAGCGTCCTCTCCAGCATCACCAACAAGACCAGCTCCAG CATCACCGAGATCCTGGAGTGGTGGCAGGCAGATGCCGAAGAGATCCTCTACAACCTGGGCTTTGTGCAGAGCGAGCCGGAGGCCATGGCCCGCATCCCGGCACGCTTCTTCTCGGCACCCTCGCAGGCCAGGGGTATCGACTTCCAGCTCTTCCTGAAGGCCCAGGTGCGGCGCATGGAGATGGAGGACCCCTGCCTGATGCTGGCCA GTCGGTTCCAGCAGGTCCAGGCCCTGGCTGCAACGGCCGATGCTTTCTTCTGCCTGTACTCCTACGTCTCAAGGACCCCCGTGCAGCGGATCTCGCCCACCCGCCTTGTCTGGGCCTGCCCCGACATCCCCGACATCCGCATCAGCCCCGCCAAGCCCGAGGCCCTGTCGCCCGTGGACCGCCTGAAAAAGGCCGTCTCTAAGATGTGCCTGTACACGTCGCCGCGAGCTGAGGAGAGCCCACGGGGCCCTGGCCGGGGGCACACGGCGCAGGGCAGCCGGCCCAGCAGCCTGGGCAAGGTGGtgcaggaggtgctggagcgggcCAGGGGAGAACGGTTTCGGTTCGACCCAGCTGATATTGAGAGCTTGGAAGGGGCCACCACCGAGATGCCCATGGGGACATCGCAGCACCGGCGTGGAGCAGAGGGACCTTCTTCAGTGTCACCATCCCTGCAGATGGCTCAgggtgtccccacgtgtccccagcATGGCAGCGAGCCTGCCCCACCGTGCTGCAGAGGGGAGCGAGCATCGCCACCACGGCTGGCCCCGCCAGGGACACCGACTGGCACCAAACCGGAACATCTGGAGTGGCCCTGTCCCCATTGCCAGGGGAGCAGTGACAGCCCTACAGCGACAGCTCCTTCGTGGGCCCAGGGGGCTGAGGATGCCCCTTGCCCCTTGGGAGCGGGAAGGTTTGGTGCAGATGACAACCAGACAGACCCTGCACCCACGCAAGGAAATGCCACCTTGTCTCCGAGGCCGGGCTGCGCAGCCTTCCACGCCGGCTGGATGTGGGCCACCCCCGAGCAGCCAGAGGGGCTGGGAACCGAAGGAGACTCTGGCTTTGGCTCCGGCTCCTGGGGGACCTCACCCCGGACGAATGCAGGGTCCCAGCAGTGCCCCCCACGCTGCCCAGGCAAGACCCCAGACCTCTGTGGAGCGTGTTCCCCTTGGTCAGACAAGCCAAGACCTGGAGGCAGACGGGGTCAGCGGAGCAGGAGACGGTCCCCCATGTGCAACCCAAGGGACACTGGATGGAAAGAGGGTGACGTGTCAGGGCTGCAGGCTTCGGTACTGGGGGGCCTCTCACCCCTCCGTCCCAGCTGGGCAGAGACGCGCTCCCATGAGACCGTGGACTCGTTCGAGATGGAAGAG CCCCCGTCCTGGTACAGCTCCTCACCGAGCCCTGGTGTGTCTCACCTGAAGGTGCTGAGTGCCAGCGAGGATGACGGTGATGCCCATGAGGAAGCAGGCTGTTCCCTCACTCCTTCCATGAGGATCCGGAGAA GCTTTATGCTGCATGCCAGCAGCTGCCACTCCGACAGCAGCGGCTTCATGGAGGAGCTGGTGCCCAGCCAGCTGCCCGCAGCCCAGCTCCACGGCACGTCCTGCCCTCCGCTCCCCCGGCCAGCGGCAGATCCGCGCGGGACGGACCCGACGCTGTGA